A single window of Metallosphaera hakonensis JCM 8857 = DSM 7519 DNA harbors:
- a CDS encoding xanthine dehydrogenase family protein molybdopterin-binding subunit, translated as MKYVGKPIKRLEDPKLITGRGSFVDDVQLPGTYYVAFLRSEYPHALVSVKPGPNIFTGFDINPGKDFPIPSREVTYAGQPIAAVVARDRYEAYDLLESIEVNYEPLRHELDPFNAMEDKVKVYSKLESNIYAKKEFVGGEAKKELEESPVVLTGELHNQRVIASPMETRGILAWFDGNRLNVWSSTQSAHYLRRNLVSFLGIQNIRVIQPDVGGAFGSKIITHPEEYAVSFLALKLGIPLKWIPTRREEMLSAGHGRDKWLRYKVGVKRDGTITAIFGSVVGNLGAPYRDANDDDSGNVMSAARMLPGPYRIKHGYVTAYSVNTNLPPTTSYRGAGRPEATYFIESIMDEVAMELKLDPLEVRARNVVRPEEMPYTNPFGITYDTGNYPELLSIARSHYEQLKAEIRGENQCVGLAMYVEITAFGPWETARVYAKYDGRIIVVTGTGPHGQGDATAFAQIAADTLEIPMELIEVKWGDTDIIEDGIGTWGSRTVTVGGSAVLMAAQELKKKLIEAGAKAMEADVEEVEFTEGKIRHKKTGKTMELIEVIKSAYKLGISLDVTTVYPVKKPTSPYGVHMALIEIDKETGTVRVKRYIAIDDVGNVINPLLAEGQIHGGSLQGISQALYETAEFSDGVLQNATFGDYALPTAMESPRFTWKFITNGTSPHPTGSKGIGEAGTVVGTPAVINAIRGCLKSKFSTMPINFETALR; from the coding sequence ATGAAATATGTAGGTAAGCCTATCAAAAGGCTAGAGGACCCTAAATTAATCACAGGAAGAGGTTCCTTTGTAGATGACGTCCAGCTTCCAGGTACCTATTACGTAGCGTTTTTGAGGTCTGAGTATCCCCATGCCCTAGTCTCTGTGAAACCTGGACCTAACATCTTCACGGGCTTCGATATCAACCCTGGTAAAGATTTTCCCATTCCGTCTAGGGAAGTTACATACGCTGGACAGCCCATTGCTGCAGTGGTCGCACGTGACAGATATGAGGCGTATGATCTCCTTGAGAGCATTGAGGTCAATTATGAGCCCCTTAGACACGAATTGGATCCTTTCAATGCCATGGAGGATAAGGTAAAGGTATATTCGAAACTTGAGAGCAACATTTATGCCAAGAAAGAATTCGTAGGTGGAGAGGCCAAAAAAGAACTCGAGGAATCCCCAGTTGTTTTAACGGGAGAACTGCATAATCAAAGAGTTATTGCATCGCCCATGGAAACTAGAGGCATATTAGCCTGGTTTGATGGAAACCGGCTAAATGTATGGTCTTCAACCCAATCGGCCCATTATCTCAGAAGAAACCTGGTTTCGTTCTTGGGAATTCAAAATATAAGAGTAATACAACCCGATGTTGGAGGTGCCTTTGGTAGCAAGATAATAACTCATCCAGAGGAGTACGCAGTGAGCTTCCTTGCCTTGAAGTTAGGCATTCCTCTGAAATGGATTCCAACCAGGAGAGAAGAAATGCTGAGCGCTGGACATGGAAGAGACAAGTGGTTAAGATACAAGGTAGGCGTGAAAAGGGACGGGACCATAACAGCCATCTTCGGAAGTGTGGTGGGTAACCTTGGCGCGCCTTACAGGGACGCTAATGATGATGACTCCGGTAACGTCATGAGCGCAGCTAGGATGCTTCCTGGACCTTATAGGATTAAACATGGCTACGTTACAGCTTACAGTGTAAACACCAACCTACCTCCAACCACATCGTATAGGGGAGCTGGGAGACCGGAGGCAACATATTTCATCGAGAGTATTATGGACGAAGTAGCAATGGAGTTGAAGCTTGATCCGTTGGAAGTGAGGGCTAGAAACGTTGTAAGACCTGAGGAGATGCCCTACACAAATCCTTTTGGAATAACTTATGATACTGGTAATTATCCTGAACTTCTTAGCATCGCGAGGTCTCATTATGAGCAACTTAAAGCTGAGATAAGAGGAGAAAATCAATGTGTTGGCCTAGCTATGTACGTGGAGATCACGGCTTTCGGCCCTTGGGAAACTGCTAGAGTCTATGCGAAATATGACGGGAGGATAATTGTAGTCACTGGTACTGGTCCTCATGGTCAGGGAGACGCAACTGCCTTCGCTCAGATAGCTGCAGATACCCTGGAGATACCCATGGAGCTCATAGAGGTGAAATGGGGAGATACTGACATCATAGAGGACGGCATAGGCACATGGGGTAGTAGGACTGTTACCGTAGGAGGATCTGCGGTTTTGATGGCTGCTCAGGAGCTAAAGAAGAAACTGATAGAAGCTGGAGCCAAGGCCATGGAGGCTGACGTGGAGGAAGTGGAGTTTACCGAAGGGAAGATCAGGCATAAAAAGACTGGTAAGACCATGGAACTTATTGAGGTGATTAAGTCCGCCTATAAGTTGGGCATTTCGTTGGACGTGACTACTGTGTACCCGGTCAAGAAACCTACGAGTCCGTACGGTGTGCATATGGCTTTGATAGAGATAGACAAGGAAACTGGAACCGTCAGGGTTAAGAGATATATAGCTATTGATGATGTCGGTAACGTGATCAATCCCCTCTTAGCTGAAGGGCAAATTCACGGTGGTTCTCTTCAGGGGATAAGTCAGGCTCTATATGAAACCGCCGAGTTCAGTGACGGTGTGCTTCAGAACGCTACTTTCGGGGATTATGCGCTACCTACCGCAATGGAGTCGCCTAGATTCACATGGA
- a CDS encoding M48 family metalloprotease, which produces MNSIIFILLSLSFLWALYALIPAIILKRYVTYTSPVIHELVRVSGVRVRVVIKRDASVNAFSLPNNVIVITEGLANQGQDNLRSALAHEVGHLKGFHHVKTFLLLTCLTGISIFLIMNVNIIVGIVLMLIGIIIMRYTSRLFEFWADKYAVSLVGKSQYIQLLTLNMDPKERSTMFSTHPTIMNRLKKI; this is translated from the coding sequence GTGAACTCGATTATTTTCATCTTACTGTCTCTCTCGTTTTTATGGGCACTGTATGCACTGATACCAGCCATTATCCTTAAAAGATATGTAACGTACACGTCCCCTGTTATACACGAATTAGTGAGGGTCTCGGGTGTTAGAGTCAGGGTTGTGATTAAACGAGATGCCTCTGTTAACGCATTCTCTCTACCAAATAACGTTATAGTAATCACGGAGGGCTTAGCCAATCAAGGTCAGGACAACTTAAGATCTGCACTAGCTCATGAAGTAGGCCATTTAAAGGGATTCCATCACGTTAAGACCTTCTTGCTTTTGACTTGCCTAACTGGGATTTCTATCTTTTTAATTATGAATGTGAATATAATAGTTGGAATAGTGCTAATGTTAATAGGGATAATCATTATGAGGTATACGTCCAGGCTCTTTGAATTCTGGGCTGACAAATATGCTGTAAGTCTTGTGGGTAAAAGTCAATATATACAATTACTGACATTAAATATGGATCCAAAGGAGAGATCAACCATGTTTTCCACCCATCCCACAATTATGAACAGACTTAAGAAGATTTAA
- a CDS encoding zinc-dependent dehydrogenase, whose product MKAVIMEDGKAVIKDVPVPKLSDGDVLVEMKACGLCGTDVEKMCGHYTASQPILGHEPAGIVSESMSDMVRPGERVFAHHHVPCYECYYCKRGSPTMCPYYRKTNLDPGGFAEFFRVPAWNVERGGVLVLPTNVSFEEGSFIEPLATVIRAHRRVGISKEDSILIVGAGPMGLLHLLKAKELGAQNVMVSDISDFRLSFAEALNAITLNPTKIKVEEEVRKNTDGRGVDLAIIASGSPQAILSGLASVRKGGRVLLFGVPYKGTILNYDVSELLNNEISVISSNAAVEEDTREALKLISEKKIDVSKLVTHKFGLEQFHEAVRIAKEGKAIKVIITN is encoded by the coding sequence ATGAAAGCTGTAATCATGGAAGATGGGAAAGCCGTCATAAAGGACGTTCCAGTTCCAAAGTTGTCTGATGGAGATGTTCTAGTTGAGATGAAAGCCTGTGGCCTTTGTGGTACCGATGTGGAGAAAATGTGTGGACATTACACAGCCTCTCAGCCGATCCTTGGTCACGAGCCTGCAGGCATAGTTTCAGAATCAATGTCAGACATGGTAAGACCTGGAGAAAGGGTGTTCGCTCATCATCATGTACCTTGCTACGAGTGTTACTACTGTAAGAGGGGAAGCCCTACCATGTGCCCCTACTACAGAAAGACCAACCTAGACCCTGGAGGATTTGCCGAGTTCTTCAGGGTTCCGGCCTGGAATGTGGAAAGGGGAGGTGTGTTAGTATTGCCTACCAATGTGAGTTTTGAAGAGGGATCCTTCATAGAGCCTCTGGCTACCGTAATTAGAGCGCACAGGAGGGTAGGTATATCCAAGGAAGATTCGATTCTAATTGTTGGGGCAGGTCCCATGGGTTTACTTCACCTTCTTAAGGCCAAGGAGTTAGGAGCACAGAACGTTATGGTATCTGATATTTCTGATTTTAGACTAAGCTTCGCTGAGGCCCTAAACGCAATTACCTTAAATCCAACCAAGATTAAGGTTGAGGAAGAAGTCAGAAAAAACACTGATGGGAGAGGAGTCGATTTGGCCATAATTGCTTCAGGTTCTCCTCAGGCTATTCTCTCCGGATTGGCTTCGGTCAGGAAAGGTGGAAGGGTATTATTGTTCGGAGTTCCGTATAAAGGAACAATCTTGAATTATGATGTTAGTGAACTTCTGAATAACGAGATATCTGTAATATCGAGCAATGCTGCAGTGGAAGAAGACACCAGGGAAGCACTAAAATTGATTTCAGAGAAAAAAATCGATGTCAGTAAGCTAGTTACTCACAAGTTTGGTTTAGAACAGTTCCATGAGGCCGTAAGGATAGCTAAGGAAGGCAAGGCCATAAAGGTAATAATAACAAACTAA